GTAGGAATTGGCTTCATTACGGCCTTTATTATAATAGGCTGGCCATTGCTCATTCCGCCTTCTATGCCTCCGGCGTTATTTGTTTTTCTTGAAACATTTCCTTTTACTATACAGAACTCATCATGTACAGAATTTCCGGTTAATTCTGCTGATTCGAAGCCCAGGCCGAACTCCACACCTTTAATTGCCTGTACAGACATAATCGCTTTGGCGAGACATGCATCAAGCTTGCGATCCCACTGCACATAACTTCCCAGGCCCACCGGTACATTTTCAGCTACGACCATTATCTTACCGCCAACCGAAACACCTTTGCGCTGGGCTTCGTCGATTCTTTTTTTCATCTTTTCTTCTATTTTTCCATCTACTGTCAGACACTCACTTTTAGCGGATAATTTTCGAATTGTTTTTATGTCTGTAACCAACCTGGATATTTCAACGCCTCCTATATTATATACATAGGCTGTCAGCTGTATTTTGGCAACTTCCAATATTTTTTTGCTAATAGCACCTGCAACAACACGCATAGCTGTTTCGCGGGCGCTGGAGCGCTCAAGCACGTCACGGATATCCCCCAGGTTATATTTAATGAAACCTGCATAATCGGCGTGTCCTGGTCTGGGTATGGTAATCGCTTTATAGCCTTTGGGTTTTTTATCTTTTACAGCCATAAGTTCTGACCAGTTTTCAAAATCCTTATTGAATAAAATTATGGAAATCGGACTTCCAGTACTCTTGCCAAAACGTACGCCGGAGAGAATTTCGATCTCGTCGGTTTCAATTTTCTGCCTGCCGCCTCGGCCGTACCCGGTTTTCCTTCTTTTCAATTCAGCCTGAAGATCGTTAATGGAAATTTCCAGACCTGCCGGAACACCTTCGATAATAACCGTAAGCGCTTTGCCATGAGATTCGCCTGCTGTAAGGTATCTGATCATATGATTATTATAGCTTATTTCAATGTTGTTGCAAGAGCGGCCCTGATGGGATTATTAGCGTTCATTAACCGGATATATACAAATTTAAGAAATTACCTTAAATTTTACCCGATATATAATTAAATGTTTTCAAAAAAAATCGTATCAATTCAAGAATATACCTTGCTACACTGGAACATCTGGTATAAACAGCCTATTAAACCGGTCGTCGATATTATAAAGAGCTTGAACCCTGATTTTCTATTGTTGCAGGAACTGACCTGGAATTGTTCTTACAACAAAGGACTGGCAACGGGTGAGTATATAGCTGAGAATTTGGGCTATTATCAACACATAGGAAAAGCACATGTCTGGCAACCGCAGGATGGGCGCAACAGGGAGGCGCTTGGCAATGGAATACTTAGCAGATATCCAATCGAAAACACTTTCTCGGCATTTGTTCACGATCCGATAAATAATGGCAGATATTCTCATGATGAAGGAAGAATATACCTGGAAGCACTGGTGAATATTAACGGTCAAAAATTTCGGATTGGCACTACACACTTGTCGTACTATCATAAATTTATTCAAACACCGGGAAGATTAAAAGAGGATAAAAAGTTAATAAATTTATTAAAGAGAAATAATCATCATAAAGCTTACCCTTTAATATTTTCTGGTGATTTAAATACCGCCCCAAGTTCATTTATAATTAGACAATTATCAAAGATATTACAGCACCTTGGACCTGATTATTGCCACAATACCTGGACTACAAAACCATTCTTGTATAACAACTTTGAGGTTAATAATCTTGAATGGCGGCTAGATTACGTTTTCGGTACCGATCAAATTCAGTTGGTTAAGGCTGAGATTATTAATACTGAGGTTTCTGATCACTTACCAATTATGATAAAATTCAAGATAACCTGATCCTACTATAATTCCAAAATTTTTAGAAAACGATCTATTGCTTTACCATATTTTTTTATTATTTTTCCTGCGGTTTCCGAGCCATAATCAGCCAGCTTAACCTGCCCGTCCGAATCAACGACCCAGTTTTCGTCCAGTCCCAATGCGTGCATATCCCCGAATAAATCAGGGGGGTCTTGAGTGGCTATCCTTAATAATCTGAATATCAGATCGTTCTGTGGTGTTCTTACCACAATACCGCGTTTCTGAATGTTCACAAGGCCGAATAGTGATATATATGTAGGCATTAACCTTGGATTAGGAGAATTGAACCACGTAGTATACTCCTTGAGGTTAGCCCTAATGCCTTTCATCAATATACCGGTAAAACAACCTCGTAAAGTATCTTCATACAGATCATCGGAATATCTTCCTCTTGTCGTTAGTTTGTTTAGAAACATCTCTTTTAGGATAAGATAACGAAGTATCAATGATTGAAAGGCCAATTTAAAATTCATAACCGGGAACTTGACCACAATTTTCTCAAAACAAAAAACATAGCGCGTCTGGCCTTGGTTCTTTTCTATTCTTTGATAAAAATTTTGATCCAGAGAAATGATTTTTTTCATAATAAAATATCCTCTCAATCTATCGTTAATATATAAAATTAATTTCATCCCTATAAAAACTAAGCTTTAACTGCCTTGAATTCGATATATTCCTATGAACAGAAAAATTATCAGCGATTCAGATAAACATTTTATCGCGCAGTTGTGGCAAGCATTAACAGTATCCAATTGGGGCGCTGCTACTACCAACCTTAAACAAATCAAGGCAATGGGCTATACGGCAACATCAATATCTAAACAGTATATTCCTGACAATCTTAGAGAATTAATTAATAACCCTGGAAATGTTTGTTTTCTGGAAGACCTTAAAAGCTGTGTTTCCTTAAAAAGGAGTGACTTGATTTATAACAAATACCTGATATTAAGCCTTTTATATTCTTTTTTCCCTTTAAATAAAAACAGCTCAGCATTAAGACTATTATTAACAAAGCGAATTGAAAATTGTGAAAACCCATATATAGACATAATTTTACTGAGCCAAGACAGACCTGATTTTTTGCAAACACAATTAGCTCTGAATAACTATTGCTTCGGCATGTCTTTGGGCAGTTTCCAGGGTACAACCGCGTTCAGTGTAAGAGTAAGGGCAGATTTAAACAGGTTGTTGACCGCTGATGTATATAATAGTCCCATTACTGCTGAAAACTACGTAGGCCCTCTCGCCGGAGGCTCCTATGCGACCACTGCCATAATGGATAAAAATGATTAATATCTTGTGCATAAAGAAGCCCGACTGAAAGGATTTCCCAAACTGCGCGATGAAATTTTGTGGCTGGTAAATCTGCCGGTTGAAACTAAAAAACTCTTCCCCGAAATTGTTGATCATTACATAAATGAAGCTGAACAATATGCTTGGATGCGGCAAAAGTATTATCCCTGGCCATCGATCACAAAATACTATTTTACCGGTGGTTTTGAGTTTACAGAGGACTACCGAAAAAATGCCTCAGAACAATTTCAATTCCTAAATTTAATCCTTAATAAATTAACCGATATGCTGTATAAGGTAAAAGTTGAAGATACTCCTAATGATTTTTTTGAAAGGTTCCATAGTTCAAAAATCAGGAACAGATTGCAGGAAGCCATAGATTCCGCGCCAACTTTAAAAAAGCTGATATTTAGCCCATATGTCTTTATTAATGGGGAAAAAATGATCGGGGCGCTTAAATTAATTAATAAATTTGAAACTATAAATAGATATACAGGCATTTTAAATCCGCCCTACCTATCCCTGACGCATGGCGATTTGAATATAGGCAATATTTTGATTAATCCCTTATCTTTTTATCGCGAATATTCAGACTTGGAAATTAAGCTGGTTGACCCCAGAGGTTGGATAAATATTGAAACAAAAGAATTCATGGGGCAGGATTATATTTATGATGTGTGCAAGCTGGCTTATCATTATATGGGCGATTATGACCTGATCCGTTCCGGTATGGTTTATGCCGAGAAAGAAAACAACCTTTACGGTTTAGCATACAAAATATTAAATCCTTTTGATATTAATGATGAATTTAATACAAAAGCTGTTTTTATGTATAACTGTTTAAAAGAAGAAATGTTAAATTTTATTTTTAAAAAGCAGAATTTGCTTGGGATGGAAACTGGAATAAACTGGAAAATACGGCTTCTTTTTACTCTCGGTTCCATGATGATTTCCGATATTCCGTTCAGACTTCAAGACAATGACGGAGAATTAAAAGCAGCTACAATATTTCTAAAAGGAACTTCATTCTTAAATCTGGCTTGGCGTATGCTTGTGAAAGAAATGGAGCAGGTAAAAACCACGATACTGCCTTTATATCGGTCCATCCAGTTATTGTTGTCTAAATAATATAAATTTGATTAATGTGCTTCTGTTTATTGTATAATGTATGCATGAAAAGTCTAATCATTGTTCTTACCAGCCTGAACATTTTGTTCCTTTTTATGCATGAGTTTGAAGCTTTTTATAAGGGCGAATGGCGAATGTTCAAATTTTTACAGAAGTTTGATGATAAAACTCAGTTTCTGATTTTTTTATACGCTCACCTGCCTATTACCCTTTTTGCTTTTTATTATCTGTGGACTGTTTATAATTTTAATAATTATTTACTCTGGATAATAGTTAATATTTTGACGATTTTTCATTTGGTTATTCATCTAATAGCCCTGAAATGGCATTCCAATGTATTTAAATGCTCTCATTCTTTTATATTCATCGCCTGCACGGCAATTTGCGGGATAATAAATTTATGCTTTATGGGCTATTATTAAGAAATGAAGAAATGTCTTCCTAATCCTCTGATGGAAATACCCGGTGTCGGCAAAAGTATTGCCGCTGACCTTAATGAACTGGACATAAAAAAAGTAAGTGATCTGCGGGGGCGGAACCCTGAAGAACTTTACAAACGTCTATGCATAATTCATGGGCAGCATCTGGACAGGTGCCTGTTGTATGTTTTCAGGAATGCGGTATACTATGCCTCTACCCCAAATCCTGATCAGGATAAACTTAAATGGTGGAACTGGAAAGATTCTTAGACAGGAGACAAAATAATACAACCATGACAAAAGATTTGCATAAAGTTGCCTTATCCATTATTGAAAAAAGCGGTAAGGCGTTTATCGGTTCTGTAGACAGTGATGGTTACCCGAACATCAAAGCCATGCTCAAACCCAGAGAACAGAACGGTATAAAGGATTTTTATTTTACAACCAATACTTCTTCCATGCGTGTTACGCAGTTTCGTGCAAACCCAAAAGCTTCTTTATATTTTTATGATGGACGGTTTTTTAGAGGTGTAATGCTCATCGGTACTATGAATGTGCTGACTGATCAAGCTACCAAAGACCATATCTGGCGGGATGGCGACACCATGTATTACCAGCTGGGTGTTTCTGATCCTGATTATTGTGTCCTGAAGTTTACTGCAATAAAAGGTCGGATATATCAGAATTTTCATTCTGATGATTTCACGGTGTAATCATGCTGCAAGACTTTCCTGAATTCATGAAAAATCCGGCGAATGCCATAGACCCTGGTTCACAAAGCGCTGGCGTTACAGGGTTTGTATATGATGGAGCAGATGATAGTCAGATGGCTTTCTGGACCTGTAAGAAAGATGGTGTATCCAAAGAACATGTCCATGACTTTGATGAATATTTTGTAGTATTGGAAGGAAAATATACGCTGATAATTAATGACAAAAAAATACCTATGCTTAAAGGCGATGAATATTTTATCCCAAAAGATCTGCCACATTCAGGAGAGTTTGTTGCCGGGACCAGGACCATCCATTGTTTCGGGGGCATTAGGGCAAAAAGAAAAGCTAAATCTTCTGAGAACAACGATAAACAATTCACTGCACTGTGTGGTTTATATTGTAAGGACTGCATACCTTCAAATGAAAAGTTATTTAATACCTTGAAAGAGTTAAAATCTTTACTGGCTGATACGAAATTTGAGAATTACGTCCAGCTGAAAGTAAAAAGAGAAAAAACATTCAAAAAATACTCTGATTTTCTGCAAGTCCTCGAAGTTATGGGTAAACTCGAATGCAAAAACGGTTGCTATCATGGGCCTGTTTCTGAGCTTGGCTGCAAGTCTGATTGTCAAATTCGAATTTGTGTTCTTAAGAAAAAATATAACGGTTGTTGGGATTGTGAAGAACATGTTGAATGTGAACTTCTAAAACCGCAGAAAAAAATCCATCCGTCGTTAGATCAGAATCTGGCTAAAATTAAAAAATATGGCGTCAATAACTGGGCTTATCTCCGTGGCCCTCATTATTGCTGGTAAAGTTTCAGATGTTTTCGCTTCTCAATTGGTTACTTTATTTGCAGCAGACCTTTTATTAACATCTCTTTTTGTGACTTAGGCAACTTTTTTATTTTATATTCAAGCTTTAGTGCTTTGCTTTTTACACCTATTTTTTTTTGAAACTCTAATTGTAGCGGACCTTTGCCTTTAAGATACTTTGATGTCCTGGAAGTATTTCCATTATGTTCGGAAATTCTTCGCTGAACATCTAGTGTTATTCCTGTATATAGACTATTGTCTCTGCATCTGACCACATATAAATACCATATTCTTTTATTTTTGTTTGTTATCTTTTTCATTTAGGTATTTATATAGTGTGGTCTTCCCTATGTTAAACATTTTAAGCATATCTGCGATGGCTATATTTCTGTTCTGGTATAATTCTTTTAAGGCCTCCTTGTTGGCTGCATCTATCTTCGGAGGTCGTCCTCCGACTCTTCCTCTGGCCCGGCCGGACCTTTCGCCATAACGTTCTGTATCATAGGTTTTTCCAAGTTGTGTCAGGATTTCTGCCATTTTGTAGAGAGACTTGCCCTTTGGTTTTCTTGTATCCACATGTTCCTTTAAGGAAATTAAAACTATCTTCTTTTTTTTTAAAGTAACCAGTGTATTAACAAGATCCAGTTGAGACCGGCCCAGTCTGGATAAATCGGTTACGACAAGCTGATCTTCACTATTAAGCATTGACAACATGCTGTCGAATTGCGGTCTTCCGCTTTTTGCCCCTTTCACTATGTCCTTATAAATGTTTCCACATCCTGATCTCTGTAGTTTTTGAAGTTGATCTTCTACGGTTTTATTTTGTAAACCAATCCTGGCATAGCCAACGATCATAAGTTCGGAAACCTTTCATATGTATTATTTCGATACTTTGAATTGTGAACAAATTTATGAACACTTTAATAATACAATAGAAAACACTAAGACTCAAGCGTTTTTATTAATTAGTTAATCAGGCGACCTGTACATTAAAAAATTTCTTCACTCTGGCTTTGAGCTGTGGCAAAGTCATTTTATCTACTGTTTCTACAAATAAAACTCTGTCTCTCTTTTCAGTTTTCTTTATTTCTTTCTCCAGTTCTACCTTGGCTTCTCCGGGACCCATAATTAAAATGTGGTCAGCATCTTTTACAGCCCCTATAACTTCCTGATAGTATTGATGAAGGACACCATGTTGCTTGTGACCATATTTGCTTTCGGACGCAGAATATGATGGGCCATACCCTGCAGGCTTACGATTTCCTCCGGTGAAACCGGGATGTTTTTCAACTTTCGATCCGATAGTAAATATTTCTTCCGAATCATCTACTATAGAAACTATAATAGCCTGACTATGATCAATCCAGATACCTGTATTTTTTTTCATTTTCCTCACTCCCTCCCATATTTATTGCTCTATGGTAATTGCAGTCACCGGACATTCATCAGCAGCTTGCTGACACAAATCTTCCAATCCCTCGGGAACAGGCGTAGCATGGACAATGGCCTTCTCACCGTTCATCTCAAAAACTTCCGGACATGTCTGGGTGCATAAAACACATCCTATACACAATTCATTATCTATAACAGCTTTCATTTTTTACCTCCTAGTAACCATAAGTTTCCATTTTTT
The genomic region above belongs to Candidatus Margulisiibacteriota bacterium and contains:
- the aroC gene encoding chorismate synthase; the protein is MIRYLTAGESHGKALTVIIEGVPAGLEISINDLQAELKRRKTGYGRGGRQKIETDEIEILSGVRFGKSTGSPISIILFNKDFENWSELMAVKDKKPKGYKAITIPRPGHADYAGFIKYNLGDIRDVLERSSARETAMRVVAGAISKKILEVAKIQLTAYVYNIGGVEISRLVTDIKTIRKLSAKSECLTVDGKIEEKMKKRIDEAQRKGVSVGGKIMVVAENVPVGLGSYVQWDRKLDACLAKAIMSVQAIKGVEFGLGFESAELTGNSVHDEFCIVKGNVSRKTNNAGGIEGGMSNGQPIIIKAVMKPIPTMKTPLSSVDLKTKKTLPSFFERADVCAVPAAAVVCENVVALELASALLEKFGGDSISAFKRSLF
- a CDS encoding helix-hairpin-helix domain-containing protein, whose translation is MKKCLPNPLMEIPGVGKSIAADLNELDIKKVSDLRGRNPEELYKRLCIIHGQHLDRCLLYVFRNAVYYASTPNPDQDKLKWWNWKDS
- a CDS encoding recombinase family protein — encoded protein: MIVGYARIGLQNKTVEDQLQKLQRSGCGNIYKDIVKGAKSGRPQFDSMLSMLNSEDQLVVTDLSRLGRSQLDLVNTLVTLKKKKIVLISLKEHVDTRKPKGKSLYKMAEILTQLGKTYDTERYGERSGRARGRVGGRPPKIDAANKEALKELYQNRNIAIADMLKMFNIGKTTLYKYLNEKDNKQK
- a CDS encoding ferredoxin, coding for MKAVIDNELCIGCVLCTQTCPEVFEMNGEKAIVHATPVPEGLEDLCQQAADECPVTAITIEQ
- a CDS encoding pyridoxamine 5'-phosphate oxidase family protein; the encoded protein is MTKDLHKVALSIIEKSGKAFIGSVDSDGYPNIKAMLKPREQNGIKDFYFTTNTSSMRVTQFRANPKASLYFYDGRFFRGVMLIGTMNVLTDQATKDHIWRDGDTMYYQLGVSDPDYCVLKFTAIKGRIYQNFHSDDFTV
- a CDS encoding DUF3795 domain-containing protein — translated: MCGLYCKDCIPSNEKLFNTLKELKSLLADTKFENYVQLKVKREKTFKKYSDFLQVLEVMGKLECKNGCYHGPVSELGCKSDCQIRICVLKKKYNGCWDCEEHVECELLKPQKKIHPSLDQNLAKIKKYGVNNWAYLRGPHYCW
- a CDS encoding GIY-YIG nuclease family protein, whose protein sequence is MKKITNKNKRIWYLYVVRCRDNSLYTGITLDVQRRISEHNGNTSRTSKYLKGKGPLQLEFQKKIGVKSKALKLEYKIKKLPKSQKEMLIKGLLQIK
- a CDS encoding endonuclease/exonuclease/phosphatase family protein; its protein translation is MFSKKIVSIQEYTLLHWNIWYKQPIKPVVDIIKSLNPDFLLLQELTWNCSYNKGLATGEYIAENLGYYQHIGKAHVWQPQDGRNREALGNGILSRYPIENTFSAFVHDPINNGRYSHDEGRIYLEALVNINGQKFRIGTTHLSYYHKFIQTPGRLKEDKKLINLLKRNNHHKAYPLIFSGDLNTAPSSFIIRQLSKILQHLGPDYCHNTWTTKPFLYNNFEVNNLEWRLDYVFGTDQIQLVKAEIINTEVSDHLPIMIKFKIT